The window AGAAGGGCATCCCGGTGGGCAATACCCCCGGCGTGCTCTCGGAGACGACGGCTGATCTCGCCTTCGCCCTGCTCATGGCGGCGGCCCGGCGCATCGCCGAGTCTGACGCCTATACCCGCCGGGGGCAGTGGCGGACGACAGCCGACCCTCGGCTGATGATCGGGCAGGATGTGCACCACAGTACCCTGGGTATCATCGGCATGGGTAGAATCGGCGCCGAGGTCGCCCGCAGAGGCAATGGTTTCCAGATGGATGTCCTTTACCATAATAGAACCCGGCGGCCGGACGTGGAAAAGGAACTGGGGGTGGAATATGTGGCGACTTTGCCGGAGCTGCTGCGCCGGTCTGACTTTGTCAGCCTTAACGTGCCCCTGACGGGAGATACGCGGCAGATGATTGGCGCTGCGGAACTGGCGGTGATGAAGCCGACGGCAGTCCTGGTAAATACCGCTCGCGGGCCGGTGGTGGACCAGAAGGCGCTCTACCAGGCGCTGAAGTCAGGGCAGATTGCGGCGGCGGCGCTCGATGTCTTTGAGAGGGAGCCAATCCCCGCCGATGACCCCTTGCTCACCCTGGATAACGTGGTCTTTACCCCCCACATCGGCAGCGCCAGTATCGCCACTCGTACCAGGATGGCGGTCATGGCCGCGGAAAACATTGTGGCCGGTCTGCAGGGTAAAAAGCTGCCTACCTGCGTGAACCCGGAGGTGTACGGGGGGAGGTAGGGTGGCGGAGGGGGTGGGATTCGAACCCACGGTTGCTTGCGCAACAACGGTTTTCAAGACCGTCTCCTTAGGCCTCTCGGACACCCCTCCGGAACGGTTCGGCAGCCTCATTATGCCTTAACCGTAGAGCATCGTCAATCCGCCTGGCCGTATGATTCCC of the Dehalococcoidales bacterium genome contains:
- a CDS encoding D-glycerate dehydrogenase; translation: MTYVVYITRKVFPEALDIIGRVAEVKLWESDAAIPYETLLEQVKNIDGLLCMLSDRVDAGVLDAAPRLKVVANYAVGFDNIDVAKATEKGIPVGNTPGVLSETTADLAFALLMAAARRIAESDAYTRRGQWRTTADPRLMIGQDVHHSTLGIIGMGRIGAEVARRGNGFQMDVLYHNRTRRPDVEKELGVEYVATLPELLRRSDFVSLNVPLTGDTRQMIGAAELAVMKPTAVLVNTARGPVVDQKALYQALKSGQIAAAALDVFEREPIPADDPLLTLDNVVFTPHIGSASIATRTRMAVMAAENIVAGLQGKKLPTCVNPEVYGGR